A single window of Rhizobium sp. NLR16a DNA harbors:
- a CDS encoding sugar ABC transporter permease yields MTEIVAPQAVEQRVSNLRASTELRSERIRSAWVFLAPTLLILAIVAGWPLFRTIYFSFTNASLNDLGNAQFVGFTNYLSWVTLKSGRTVYRGLLADPVWWNAVWNTAKFTLLSVAIETMLGLIVALVLNAQFVGRGIVRAAILIPWAIPTIVSAKMWAWMLNDQFGILNDVLLGFGLISEKIAWTANPETAMIAVLIVDVWKTTPFMALLILAGLQMVPGDIYEAAKIDGVNPVKVFWRLTLPLIRPAIMVAVIFRMLDAMRIFDLIYVLTPNNAQTKTMSVMARENLFDFDKFAYGATASTVLFLIIASVTVFYIWLGRVKLGGEER; encoded by the coding sequence ATGACTGAAATCGTAGCTCCACAAGCAGTCGAACAAAGGGTTTCCAACCTCAGAGCCTCTACGGAACTGCGATCCGAGCGCATTCGATCGGCCTGGGTGTTTCTGGCGCCGACGCTGTTGATCCTGGCAATCGTCGCCGGCTGGCCACTCTTCAGAACCATCTATTTCAGCTTTACCAATGCGTCACTCAACGACCTCGGCAATGCGCAATTCGTCGGCTTTACCAATTATCTGTCGTGGGTGACGTTGAAGAGCGGAAGGACCGTCTATCGTGGGCTGCTGGCCGATCCGGTCTGGTGGAATGCCGTCTGGAACACGGCCAAATTCACCCTCCTTTCCGTCGCGATCGAGACTATGCTCGGGCTGATCGTCGCACTGGTGCTGAACGCACAGTTCGTTGGGCGTGGAATCGTTCGGGCCGCAATCCTCATTCCGTGGGCGATCCCGACCATCGTTTCGGCCAAGATGTGGGCCTGGATGCTCAACGACCAGTTCGGCATTCTCAATGATGTTCTGCTCGGTTTCGGCCTGATCAGCGAGAAGATCGCCTGGACCGCCAATCCCGAAACGGCGATGATCGCCGTGTTGATCGTCGACGTCTGGAAGACGACACCGTTCATGGCGCTTCTGATCCTTGCCGGGCTGCAGATGGTGCCGGGAGACATCTATGAGGCCGCCAAGATCGACGGCGTCAATCCAGTCAAGGTTTTCTGGCGTCTGACGCTGCCGCTGATCCGGCCTGCCATCATGGTTGCCGTGATTTTTCGGATGCTGGATGCGATGCGCATCTTCGACCTGATCTATGTTCTGACGCCCAACAATGCGCAGACGAAGACGATGTCGGTCATGGCGCGCGAGAACCTGTTCGACTTCGATAAGTTCGCCTATGGCGCCACCGCCTCGACGGTGCTCTTCCTCATCATCGCGTCCGTCACCGTCTTCTATATCTGGCTCGGCCGCGTCAAGCTCGGCGGGGAGGAACGCTGA
- a CDS encoding ABC transporter substrate-binding protein, whose amino-acid sequence MKQFALALSALGLAIAAGPIHAAEISFAANTTGKNVEFLNKQLAIFEKETGNQVKLVTMPSSSSEQFSQYRLWLAAGNKDIDVYQTDVIWAPQLADQFIDLKEATKDVAGQFFSSIIASQTVNGRLVALPLFTDAPALFYRKDLLEKYDKQPPKTWDEMAATAKEIQDKERQAGQKDLWGYVFQGNSYEGLTCNALEWVKSSGGGQIVEPDGTISINNDKAAAALERAKGWIGTISPPGVLAYQEEESRGVWQTGNAVFMRNWPYAYSLGNGADSAVKGQFDVMTLPVAAAGDKPSSTLGGWNLAVSKYSEKQEAAIALVKFLASKDVQKARAIELSNLPTLSDLYDDKDVATAQPFMPNWKPIFQDAVPRPSATAKVKYNEVSSKFWTAVHNTLSGSGSAAENLELLEADLTTLKGDAW is encoded by the coding sequence ATGAAACAGTTTGCTCTGGCCTTGTCCGCGCTTGGCCTCGCTATCGCGGCCGGCCCCATCCACGCCGCAGAAATTTCGTTTGCCGCGAACACCACCGGGAAAAACGTCGAATTCCTGAACAAGCAGCTTGCGATTTTTGAGAAGGAGACCGGCAATCAGGTGAAGCTCGTCACCATGCCGTCATCGAGCAGCGAGCAGTTCTCGCAATATCGCTTGTGGCTTGCCGCAGGCAACAAGGATATCGACGTCTATCAGACCGATGTCATCTGGGCGCCGCAGCTTGCCGATCAGTTCATTGATCTGAAGGAGGCCACCAAAGACGTGGCCGGCCAGTTCTTCTCGTCGATCATCGCCTCGCAGACTGTGAACGGCCGGCTCGTGGCGCTGCCGTTATTTACCGATGCTCCGGCGCTGTTTTATCGAAAGGACCTGCTCGAGAAATATGACAAGCAGCCGCCGAAGACCTGGGACGAGATGGCCGCAACCGCCAAGGAGATTCAGGACAAGGAACGCCAAGCGGGCCAGAAGGACCTCTGGGGCTATGTCTTCCAGGGCAACTCCTACGAGGGCCTGACCTGCAACGCGCTGGAATGGGTGAAGTCGTCGGGGGGCGGCCAGATCGTTGAGCCGGACGGGACGATCTCGATCAACAACGACAAGGCGGCAGCAGCGCTCGAACGCGCCAAGGGGTGGATCGGCACGATCTCGCCGCCCGGCGTGCTCGCCTATCAGGAAGAAGAATCGCGCGGCGTCTGGCAGACCGGCAACGCCGTCTTCATGCGCAACTGGCCCTATGCTTATTCCCTCGGCAACGGAGCCGATAGTGCCGTCAAGGGCCAGTTCGACGTGATGACGCTGCCGGTTGCGGCCGCCGGCGACAAGCCATCCTCGACACTCGGCGGCTGGAACCTGGCGGTGTCGAAATATTCCGAAAAACAGGAAGCGGCCATCGCGCTCGTGAAATTCCTGGCGTCGAAGGATGTGCAAAAGGCTCGCGCCATCGAGCTGTCCAATCTGCCGACACTGAGCGACCTTTATGACGACAAGGATGTCGCCACCGCACAGCCCTTCATGCCGAACTGGAAACCCATTTTCCAGGATGCGGTGCCGCGTCCTTCGGCGACAGCCAAGGTAAAGTACAACGAAGTGTCCTCGAAGTTCTGGACGGCCGTGCACAACACGCTGTCCGGCAGCGGCTCGGCTGCCGAGAACCTCGAGCTCCTCGAAGCCGACCTGACGACCCTCAAGGGCGATGCCTGGTGA